GCCGCTACCTCGGCACCGCCCAGGGCGCGCGCGAAATCAACTACGACTACCTGAAGCAGGTGGCACAGGCCGCCGACAGCCTGGGCTATGAAGGCGTGCTGCTGCCCACCGGTCGCTCGTGCGAAGACCCCTGGGTGGTGGCGGCTAGCCTGCTGCCCGTGACCCAGCGCCTGAAGTTCCTGGTGGCCGTGCGCCCCGGCCTGCACCAGCCCAGCCTGGCCGCGCGCATGGCCGCCACCTTTGACCGCCTGTCTGGCGGGCGGCTGATGATCAACCTGGTGACCGGTGGCGACCAGTCCGAGCTCGAAGGCGACGGCGTGTACCTGGACCACGCCCAGCGCTACCAGCAGTCGGCCGAGTTCATCCGCATCTGGCGCGAGATTTTGGCCCGCAGCCACAGCGGCGAGCCGTTTACCTTCGAAGGCGAGCACCTCAGCGTCACCGGGGCCAAGCTGCTGTACCCGCCGGTGCAAAGGCCGTATCCGCCGGTGTACTTCGGCGGCTCGTCCGACGCGGCGCACGACCTGGCGGCCGAGCAGGTCGACACCTACCTGACCTGGGGCGAACCACCCGCTGAAGTCGCCAAGAAAGTAGCCGACGTGCGCGCCCGCGCCGCCAAGCATGGCCGCACCGTCAAGTTTGGCATCCGCCTGCACGTCATCGTCCGCGAAACCGATGCCGAGGCCTGGGCCGCCGCCGACAGCCTGATCAGCAAGTTGGACGACGACACCGTCATCCGCGCCCAGGCCGCATTCGCCAAGATGGATTCCGCAGGCCAGCGCCGCATGGCCGCCTTGCACGCGGGTGGCACCAAACGCTCCCGCGCCGACCTGGAGATCAGCCCCAACCTCTGGGCCGGTGTGGGCCTGGTGCGCGGTGGCGCGGGCACGGCCCTGGTGGGCGACCCGCAGACGGTGGCCGCCCGCATGCAGGAGTACGCCGACATCGGGCTGGACACCTTTGTGCTGTCCGGCTACCCGCACCTGGAAGAGGCCTACCGCTTTGCCGAGCTGGTGTTCCCGCTGCTGCCGCGCAAGTTGCAAGACCAGCTGGGCACCCAGCGCGCCAAGGGGGGATTTGGCGAAATCGTCGCCAACGACTACCTGCCGCGTGTATCCCAGAGCTAAAGGAAAAAGTCCATGAACATCCACTCCATCCACCACGCCCAGCTGCCGTTCCGCGCGGGCGACGAGGCGCAGATCCGGCGCTTCTACAACCAGCTGATCGGCCTGACCGAGTTCCATTCCAGCGGGCCCGCCGGGACACCGCTGCGCTTTGTGGCCGGGCACCAGCGCATCGACCTGGTGCCTACCGACAACTGGCAGCCCAACGCCATTCCCTCGCACCTGGCGTTCGAGGTGCAAGGCCTGCCCACGCTGCGCAACCGCCTGCTGTCGGCCCAGGTGCCGCTGGAAGAAAGCCGCCCGCTGGTGGGCTACCTGCGCTTCTATGTCAAAGACCCGGCGGGCAACCAGCTGGAGTTTCTGGAACCCGACGCATCGCAGGCGAGCACGGTATGAGCGGCCCCCTGACCTACGAGCGTGAGCTGCAAACCACGCCGTTCCCCACCACGGTGGCCGAAGCTCCCGACACGCCAGAAAACCCCTTTCCGTTCCAGGCGTTTGCCGCCAGCGTGGGCCAGGGCCTGCTGCCCTGGTTGCTGCCCATCGTGCTGGTGGTGGCCTGGCAGATCGCCAGCAGCACCGGCTGGCTGGCCACCCGCATCCTGCCCGCGCCGCTGGACGTGTTCAAGGCCGCCTGGACCCTGGCCGCTTCGGGCGAATTGGCCAAGCATGTAAGCGTGAGCGCCTGGCGCGCGCTGACCGGCTTAGCGATTGGCGGCGGGTTGGGGCTGGTGCTGGGCCTGCTGACCGGCTCGGTGAAGTTCTTCGAGACCCTGCTCGACTCCAGCCTGCAGATGGTGCGCAACATCCCGGCGCTGTCGCTGATTCCGCTGGTGATTCTGTGGTTTGGCATTGACGAGACGGCCAAGCTGTTTTTGATCTCGGTGTCGGTGTTCTTTCCGATCTACCTCAACACCTTCCATGGCATCCGCAACGTGGACCCGGCGCTGATCGAAATGGGGCGCAGCTACGGCCTGACGCGCTGGCAGCTGTACCGCGACATCATCTTGCCGGGCGCACTGTCCAGCATCCTGGTGGGCCTGCGCTTCTCGCTGGGGCTGATGTGGGTGATTCTGATCGTGGCCGAAACCATCTCGGCCCAGGCCGGCATCGGCTACCTGACCATGAACGCCCGCGAGTTTTTGCAGACCGACATCGTGCTGGTCGGCATCCTGCTCTACGCCTTGCTGGGCAAGCTGGCCGACGTGTTTGCACGTGGTTTAGAACGCTATTTTTTACGTTGGCACCCCGGCTACCAAGCCACAACGCATTGAAGGAAAACCATGTCTGATTCCCCAACTACCGGCGGCGTACGCCTGCAGCTGCAATCTTTGAGCAAACGCTACGGCGAGCGCACGGTGCTGCACAA
This sequence is a window from Rhodoferax sp. WC2427. Protein-coding genes within it:
- the ssuD gene encoding FMNH2-dependent alkanesulfonate monooxygenase codes for the protein MQVFWFIPTHGDSRYLGTAQGAREINYDYLKQVAQAADSLGYEGVLLPTGRSCEDPWVVAASLLPVTQRLKFLVAVRPGLHQPSLAARMAATFDRLSGGRLMINLVTGGDQSELEGDGVYLDHAQRYQQSAEFIRIWREILARSHSGEPFTFEGEHLSVTGAKLLYPPVQRPYPPVYFGGSSDAAHDLAAEQVDTYLTWGEPPAEVAKKVADVRARAAKHGRTVKFGIRLHVIVRETDAEAWAAADSLISKLDDDTVIRAQAAFAKMDSAGQRRMAALHAGGTKRSRADLEISPNLWAGVGLVRGGAGTALVGDPQTVAARMQEYADIGLDTFVLSGYPHLEEAYRFAELVFPLLPRKLQDQLGTQRAKGGFGEIVANDYLPRVSQS
- a CDS encoding VOC family protein, producing the protein MNIHSIHHAQLPFRAGDEAQIRRFYNQLIGLTEFHSSGPAGTPLRFVAGHQRIDLVPTDNWQPNAIPSHLAFEVQGLPTLRNRLLSAQVPLEESRPLVGYLRFYVKDPAGNQLEFLEPDASQASTV
- the ssuC gene encoding aliphatic sulfonate ABC transporter permease SsuC, yielding MSGPLTYERELQTTPFPTTVAEAPDTPENPFPFQAFAASVGQGLLPWLLPIVLVVAWQIASSTGWLATRILPAPLDVFKAAWTLAASGELAKHVSVSAWRALTGLAIGGGLGLVLGLLTGSVKFFETLLDSSLQMVRNIPALSLIPLVILWFGIDETAKLFLISVSVFFPIYLNTFHGIRNVDPALIEMGRSYGLTRWQLYRDIILPGALSSILVGLRFSLGLMWVILIVAETISAQAGIGYLTMNAREFLQTDIVLVGILLYALLGKLADVFARGLERYFLRWHPGYQATTH